A window of Eubacteriaceae bacterium ES3 contains these coding sequences:
- a CDS encoding FlxA-like family protein produces MNISAISSTSSSSSTTTTTTTTTTIKNLENQIRILQKKITKINSGNGDTETKQTQVELVQSQIQQLESRIAQIEKQQAQKTASEQQATTATTEQTTSTQTKPVENILDVYA; encoded by the coding sequence ATGAACATTTCAGCGATTTCGTCAACGTCATCAAGCTCCAGCACAACGACAACGACCACCACTACAACCACTATTAAAAATCTGGAGAACCAGATCAGGATACTCCAGAAGAAAATCACCAAAATCAACTCAGGTAACGGTGATACTGAAACCAAACAAACCCAGGTCGAACTGGTTCAGTCTCAGATACAGCAGCTGGAATCAAGAATTGCTCAGATTGAAAAACAACAGGCACAAAAAACTGCCAGCGAGCAACAGGCCACTACTGCAACTACAGAACAAACCACCAGCACCCAGACAAAACCAGTTGAAAACATTCTGGATGTTTATGCTTAA
- a CDS encoding phosphatase PAP2 family protein produces MLPFLITLDQNILIWIQESVRNDFLTPFFIMITKLGNAGVIWIITAMLLMISENTRKVGIMIIAALAITSLIDEVLLKNLVARPRPYEVVPGLQYLIEKQNTYSFPSGHSGSSFTAAVTIFLNLPKKFGVPALILATLIAFSRLYVGVHYLSDVLCGALIGSFVAVLVYKSSEFLMQKKPMV; encoded by the coding sequence ATGCTTCCATTTTTAATAACATTAGATCAGAATATTTTAATATGGATTCAGGAAAGTGTCCGTAATGATTTTTTAACGCCCTTCTTTATAATGATAACAAAACTTGGAAATGCTGGTGTTATCTGGATTATTACAGCGATGCTCTTAATGATTTCTGAAAATACCCGGAAGGTCGGAATCATGATTATTGCAGCCTTAGCGATTACTTCGCTGATTGACGAAGTGCTATTAAAAAATCTTGTGGCTAGACCCAGACCCTATGAAGTGGTTCCCGGCCTTCAATATCTGATAGAAAAACAAAATACATATTCATTTCCATCAGGCCACAGTGGTTCTTCTTTCACTGCAGCAGTCACAATATTTTTGAATCTGCCCAAAAAATTTGGGGTTCCGGCTTTGATTTTAGCGACCCTGATAGCTTTTTCAAGACTATATGTAGGCGTTCATTATCTATCGGATGTTTTGTGTGGTGCGCTAATTGGCAGCTTTGTTGCAGTTTTAGTTTATAAAAGCAGTGAGTTTTTAATGCAAAAAAAACCAATGGTATGA
- the recQ gene encoding DNA helicase RecQ has translation MTLEKNLSKYFGYQTFKVGQEKIVRAVVNGQDVLGIMPTGGGKSLCYQLPAVTLEGLTIVISPLISLMKDQVDALIEMGISATFLNSSLDQSTYLRRLEGVRKSQYKLLYIAPERLNDPEFLQLVEKTSIVLLAVDEAHCISQWGHDFRPSYRDIPGFIKKISPRPVVAAYTATATQKVTEEIKKLLELENPVESIIGFDRPNLLYRVVKTGDKLSFIETTIQEFPNQSGIIYCATRKAVESVTEKLKQMKISVAAYHGGMSAENRAKSQQAFINDEIDVMVATNAFGMGINKPDVRFIIHYNMPQNMEAYYQEAGRGGRDGEICHCTILYSPSDIVRQKQLIGLNNTSPEREKILFENLQYLVDYCHTDECLRRKILEYFGENADYEKCGHCGNCLDQSESLDITIEAQKVMSCIYRMNKRFGLNMVIAVLRGSKNKRVLDLGFESLSTYGIMKESRPEYLREIIMTLVAKGYIMITADDYPVLKLTNNARRVLKGEEQIFLKKQLIVTSSSSNRKQTEKNRNTAVSEDYDNKLFENLRSLRSEIAREKGLPPYVIFPDSSLKEMAAYFPVDQADFLLINGAGQKRFETYGDLFIKIIKDYTNDHSVKARVRPEPVEQRSEAEQDTKIKGTQVKKRSSNIISFELFKEGRSIPEIAKERGYTETTILGHLCRCADEGECVDWSGLVENAREVKVLDIIKEVGLDGLKSIKEALPADFSYDEIKVVIYKNGLQKK, from the coding sequence ATGACCCTCGAAAAAAATCTAAGCAAATATTTTGGCTATCAGACCTTTAAAGTAGGACAGGAAAAAATAGTCAGAGCGGTAGTTAATGGCCAGGATGTTTTGGGCATAATGCCAACAGGTGGCGGGAAATCGCTATGTTATCAGCTGCCTGCGGTGACGCTTGAAGGCCTTACAATTGTAATTTCACCACTGATATCTTTGATGAAGGATCAGGTTGACGCTCTGATAGAGATGGGTATTTCAGCAACATTTTTAAACAGTAGTCTTGACCAGTCTACTTATTTGCGCCGATTAGAGGGGGTTCGAAAAAGTCAGTACAAATTATTGTATATTGCGCCCGAAAGGCTTAATGATCCGGAGTTTTTGCAGCTTGTCGAAAAGACTTCAATTGTGTTATTAGCTGTAGATGAGGCCCACTGCATCAGCCAGTGGGGCCATGATTTCAGACCTAGTTATCGCGATATACCCGGCTTTATTAAAAAAATATCTCCCCGACCGGTGGTAGCAGCTTATACGGCTACAGCGACCCAAAAGGTGACAGAAGAGATCAAAAAGTTATTAGAACTTGAAAATCCGGTGGAATCAATTATTGGATTCGATCGGCCAAATCTTTTATATAGGGTAGTAAAAACAGGTGATAAGTTATCATTTATCGAAACAACGATTCAGGAATTTCCCAATCAGTCCGGGATTATCTATTGTGCCACCCGCAAAGCCGTTGAAAGTGTTACTGAGAAGCTTAAACAGATGAAAATTTCTGTGGCTGCATATCATGGTGGCATGAGTGCGGAAAATCGGGCTAAGAGTCAGCAGGCGTTTATCAATGATGAAATTGATGTAATGGTGGCAACGAATGCCTTTGGGATGGGAATTAATAAACCTGATGTCCGTTTTATTATTCATTATAATATGCCCCAGAATATGGAGGCCTATTATCAGGAGGCTGGTCGCGGCGGCCGAGATGGAGAAATTTGCCATTGTACGATATTGTATTCGCCATCAGATATTGTCAGGCAGAAGCAGTTAATTGGTCTTAATAACACATCACCCGAACGTGAAAAGATTCTTTTTGAAAACCTGCAGTATCTGGTAGACTACTGCCATACTGATGAATGTTTGAGAAGAAAAATTCTTGAGTATTTTGGTGAAAATGCCGATTATGAAAAATGTGGTCACTGCGGGAATTGTTTGGATCAGTCTGAGTCGCTTGATATTACAATAGAAGCTCAGAAGGTAATGTCATGTATCTATCGGATGAACAAACGTTTTGGGCTTAATATGGTGATTGCGGTTCTTCGCGGATCAAAAAACAAAAGGGTGTTGGATTTAGGATTTGAATCCCTTTCAACTTATGGAATCATGAAAGAAAGTCGACCCGAATACCTGCGGGAAATTATTATGACCCTGGTGGCTAAAGGATATATTATGATTACAGCAGATGATTATCCTGTTCTTAAACTGACTAATAACGCTCGCCGTGTATTGAAAGGGGAAGAACAGATTTTTCTTAAAAAGCAGCTGATAGTCACTTCAAGTTCTTCTAACCGCAAACAAACTGAAAAAAACAGGAATACTGCAGTCTCAGAAGATTATGACAATAAATTGTTTGAAAATTTGAGAAGCCTCAGATCAGAGATTGCCAGAGAAAAAGGACTGCCCCCTTATGTTATTTTTCCGGATTCCAGCTTAAAAGAAATGGCCGCTTATTTTCCGGTGGATCAGGCAGATTTTTTATTAATCAATGGAGCTGGACAAAAACGCTTTGAGACTTATGGCGATTTATTTATTAAAATAATAAAAGACTACACTAATGACCACTCAGTCAAAGCCCGTGTCAGACCTGAACCGGTTGAACAAAGATCAGAAGCTGAACAGGATACTAAAATTAAGGGGACGCAGGTTAAAAAAAGATCGTCAAATATTATCAGTTTTGAACTGTTTAAAGAAGGTAGATCTATTCCTGAAATTGCAAAAGAACGGGGCTACACAGAAACGACGATTCTTGGTCATCTCTGCCGTTGTGCGGATGAAGGGGAGTGTGTCGACTGGTCTGGGTTGGTAGAAAATGCGCGGGAAGTTAAAGTTTTGGATATCATTAAAGAGGTCGGACTGGATGGCCTAAAGAGCATTAAGGAAGCTTTGCCAGCAGATTTTTCGTACGATGAGATAAAAGTGGTAATATATAAAAATGGTTTGCAAAAAAAATGA